A window of Candidatus Manganitrophaceae bacterium contains these coding sequences:
- a CDS encoding sulfurtransferase TusA family protein, with protein MEAGKEVDVRLDLSGVLCPMNFVKTKLQLEEMEAGQVLEVVIDEGKPERNVPRSVQAEGHKVLELAEIPDGHFRLVIEKV; from the coding sequence ATGGAAGCGGGAAAAGAGGTTGATGTTCGCCTTGATCTTTCGGGTGTGCTTTGCCCGATGAATTTTGTAAAGACAAAACTCCAATTGGAAGAGATGGAGGCGGGCCAGGTTCTTGAAGTCGTGATCGATGAAGGGAAACCGGAACGCAATGTTCCCCGGAGCGTTCAGGCCGAAGGACACAAGGTTCTGGAGCTGGCCGAGATCCCGGACGGGCATTTCCGTCTGGTCATCGAAAAAGTTTGA
- a CDS encoding dihydroorotate dehydrogenase — translation MKPMPAYDVDRSYEANYREGPFIKEKAPVRQIRRKERFLGFEVNSRLGIPAGPLLNARWILAYAAMGFDLLVYKTVRTCATPSHPKPNCMFLGIEDQIREVDFEKQLVATMEAPSDLSRISITNSFGMPSRAPEVWQADIQKAKEGLSAGQVLIVSVVGTPGEKGLEADYVQGATLAVEAGAPIIEINLSCPNVVTGEGSLYTDPESSSAISRAVKRAIGDVPLMIKIGYIPDPKRLAEVVGANAPHIEAIAGVNTLSFEVVGPNGTQALPGKGRLRAGVCGAAIRQCAMEQAARIVDLKRKVQYDFEVVGVGGVMTPEHIRSYLSLGVDAVMSATGAMWDPLLASRFWSQV, via the coding sequence ATGAAACCGATGCCCGCATATGATGTCGATCGCTCCTATGAGGCAAACTACCGGGAGGGGCCTTTTATCAAAGAAAAGGCCCCGGTGCGTCAGATTAGGCGAAAGGAGCGCTTCCTCGGTTTTGAAGTTAATTCCCGTCTTGGGATACCGGCCGGTCCCCTTTTAAACGCGCGCTGGATCCTCGCCTACGCGGCCATGGGTTTCGATCTTCTTGTTTACAAAACCGTACGGACCTGTGCGACCCCCAGTCATCCCAAGCCCAACTGCATGTTTCTGGGCATAGAGGACCAGATCCGGGAGGTCGATTTTGAGAAACAGCTTGTCGCGACCATGGAAGCGCCTTCTGATTTAAGCCGAATCAGCATCACCAATTCCTTCGGGATGCCGTCACGCGCGCCAGAGGTCTGGCAGGCCGATATTCAAAAGGCAAAAGAGGGTTTGAGTGCGGGACAGGTCTTGATTGTCAGTGTGGTCGGGACGCCGGGCGAGAAAGGTCTGGAGGCCGATTATGTCCAAGGGGCGACCCTTGCGGTTGAGGCAGGAGCCCCGATTATTGAGATCAATCTTTCCTGCCCGAACGTCGTCACCGGAGAAGGAAGTCTCTACACCGATCCGGAGTCCTCTTCCGCGATTTCCAGGGCGGTAAAACGCGCGATCGGCGATGTCCCTCTGATGATCAAGATCGGCTATATTCCCGACCCGAAGCGGTTGGCCGAGGTGGTCGGGGCAAACGCTCCCCATATCGAGGCCATTGCGGGTGTGAATACCCTTTCTTTTGAGGTGGTCGGTCCGAATGGTACTCAAGCCCTACCGGGGAAAGGCCGTCTTCGTGCCGGGGTCTGCGGCGCGGCGATTCGTCAATGTGCCATGGAGCAGGCGGCGCGGATTGTTGATCTGAAGCGGAAGGTGCAATACGATTTTGAAGTGGTCGGCGTCGGAGGCGTGATGACGCCGGAACATATCCGAAGCTACCTGTCCCTGGGTGTTGATGCCGTCATGTCGGCGACCGGTGCAATGTGGGACCCGCTCCTTGCTTCCAGGTTCTGGTCTCAGGTGTAA